Proteins from one Hydrogenophaga sp. BPS33 genomic window:
- a CDS encoding helix-turn-helix domain-containing protein produces MNDDDQVARAGLALRGSPFLSPEQAAHYLGVSVRTLQEHRSAGTGPRFRRHCRHVRYHIDDLDCWSLGARGERDRD; encoded by the coding sequence ATGAACGACGATGATCAAGTCGCCCGCGCGGGCCTCGCACTGCGCGGCTCCCCTTTCTTGAGCCCCGAACAGGCCGCACACTATCTTGGCGTTTCGGTGCGGACGCTCCAGGAACATCGCAGCGCCGGCACCGGTCCGCGCTTCCGGCGCCATTGCCGCCATGTCCGCTATCATATCGACGATCTCGATTGCTGGTCGCTGGGCGCCCGCGGGGAGCGCGATCGTGATTGA
- a CDS encoding S26 family signal peptidase encodes MIERHTAAAALARWGQSLRFARSRRRRFARRGLALGGLAAALAATIALPPRPFLVWNASASAPIGLYRVGGTDLATGDMVIAWPPAPARDFAARRHYLPANVPLVKRVAAEPGDTVCALGQEIFVDGRWIANRLIRDGAGRPMPWWTGCITLRRGAMLLLMADSPASFDGRYFGPTDRGDIVGKATLLWAR; translated from the coding sequence GTGATTGAGCGCCACACCGCGGCTGCCGCGCTCGCGCGCTGGGGCCAGAGCCTTCGCTTCGCCCGATCGCGGCGGCGGCGCTTTGCGCGCCGCGGCCTCGCCCTTGGTGGGCTCGCGGCCGCGCTCGCCGCCACGATCGCGCTCCCGCCGCGCCCCTTCCTTGTCTGGAATGCCAGCGCGAGCGCACCGATCGGGCTCTACCGTGTCGGGGGGACCGATCTCGCGACCGGCGATATGGTCATCGCCTGGCCGCCAGCTCCTGCCCGCGATTTCGCCGCGCGCCGGCACTATCTGCCCGCCAACGTGCCGCTGGTGAAGCGCGTCGCGGCCGAACCTGGTGATACCGTTTGCGCGCTCGGGCAGGAGATATTCGTCGATGGCCGCTGGATCGCGAACCGCCTGATCCGCGATGGCGCGGGCCGCCCGATGCCGTGGTGGACCGGCTGCATCACGCTCCGGCGCGGGGCGATGTTGCTGCTGATGGCCGATAGCCCCGCCTCGTTCGACGGGCGCTATTTCGGTCCAACGGACCGCGGCGATATCGTCGGCAAAGCAACCTTGCTGTGGGCGCGCTGA
- a CDS encoding helix-turn-helix transcriptional regulator: MFAHQFGDLTPWLKGPQAGSTSLMSSRKTLAHNLRVLRAARGLSQEALADAAMVDRTYISALERQKYSVTIDRLDEIAKPLGIETYVLLMNDLPPEVLKN; the protein is encoded by the coding sequence GTGTTTGCTCATCAATTTGGAGACCTTACGCCATGGCTAAAAGGCCCGCAAGCGGGCTCAACATCGCTTATGTCGAGCCGGAAGACTCTTGCCCACAATTTGCGCGTTCTACGTGCCGCGAGAGGCTTGTCACAGGAAGCGCTGGCAGATGCCGCGATGGTCGATCGAACTTACATCAGCGCTCTCGAACGTCAGAAGTATAGTGTCACTATCGACCGGCTCGATGAGATCGCAAAACCTCTCGGCATCGAAACCTACGTCCTGCTGATGAACGACCTTCCGCCAGAAGTCCTGAAGAATTAG
- a CDS encoding phytanoyl-CoA dioxygenase family protein has product MSAAVDRHAAMLARDGWCVFGRGVEPALIAGIEADLNPRFAATPLCQGAFYGDRTKRFGSLLTRSSAIERLARHPLILEIVEQMLLPWCERIALNLTQAIEIHPGALPQLPHRDQDMWQGPKGSLEYLVNVMWPLTTFTRENGGTRIWTGSHLEQDIPVLAEEDVVVPTVSPGDALIFLGSTLHGGGGNASAAPRRGIVISYCLGWLKPFELQWLVYPPQVARHFSPELAALVGYAQHRPNLGNVEGQCPSILLRDRVPDHLPSIDALRPDQAEAAEMFIRSQMGEMG; this is encoded by the coding sequence ATGAGCGCCGCCGTCGATCGCCACGCCGCGATGCTCGCGCGCGATGGCTGGTGCGTGTTCGGGCGCGGCGTCGAGCCTGCCCTGATCGCTGGCATCGAGGCGGATCTGAACCCTCGCTTCGCTGCGACACCGCTATGCCAAGGGGCATTCTACGGCGACAGGACGAAGCGTTTCGGATCGCTGCTGACCCGCTCGTCGGCGATCGAACGCCTGGCGAGGCATCCGCTGATCCTGGAGATCGTCGAGCAGATGCTCCTGCCATGGTGCGAGCGGATCGCGCTCAATCTGACCCAGGCCATCGAGATCCACCCCGGTGCTCTGCCCCAGCTGCCGCACCGCGACCAGGACATGTGGCAAGGGCCCAAAGGCAGCCTCGAATATCTCGTCAACGTAATGTGGCCGTTGACCACCTTCACGCGGGAGAACGGCGGCACGCGAATCTGGACGGGAAGCCACCTCGAGCAGGACATTCCGGTGCTTGCCGAAGAGGACGTGGTCGTGCCAACGGTGTCGCCGGGCGACGCCCTGATCTTCCTCGGCTCCACCCTGCATGGCGGTGGCGGCAATGCCAGCGCGGCGCCTCGGCGCGGCATCGTCATCAGCTACTGCCTCGGCTGGCTGAAACCCTTCGAGCTGCAATGGCTAGTCTACCCACCACAGGTAGCGCGCCACTTCTCGCCGGAACTGGCTGCGCTCGTCGGCTACGCCCAGCACCGCCCCAACCTCGGCAATGTCGAGGGCCAATGCCCCTCGATCCTGTTGCGAGACAGAGTGCCGGACCATCTGCCGTCGATCGACGCGCTGCGGCCCGACCAGGCCGAAGCGGCCGAGATGTTCATCCGCTCCCAGATGGGCGAGATGGGCTGA
- a CDS encoding DNA -binding domain-containing protein — translation MWRADVDARVLLVGARATTRLDATDIRRFDSRILPDADGEHVRFIAHGEIFRLDVVSGTVMSGPVHLTYLLAQDGRLAQQMDTIRRLEHRLAGTEPSAVERASRVIRSATALRARDARADGASLREIATELLEGGEWPGPGEYRKSAIRRLVAMGESLVRQGPLPILTW, via the coding sequence ATGTGGAGAGCGGACGTCGATGCGCGCGTGCTGTTGGTCGGGGCGAGAGCGACGACCCGGCTCGATGCCACGGACATTCGCCGCTTCGATTCGCGCATCCTCCCGGATGCGGATGGCGAGCACGTCCGCTTCATCGCCCATGGCGAGATATTTCGCCTGGATGTTGTCTCGGGGACCGTAATGTCAGGTCCCGTCCACCTGACCTACCTGCTCGCACAGGATGGGCGGCTAGCCCAGCAGATGGACACTATCCGGCGACTTGAGCATAGACTTGCGGGAACTGAACCTAGCGCGGTCGAGAGGGCTTCCAGGGTAATACGATCGGCCACGGCGCTGCGCGCGCGCGATGCCCGCGCGGATGGCGCATCCCTCAGGGAAATCGCGACCGAACTGTTGGAGGGCGGCGAATGGCCTGGGCCGGGAGAATACCGCAAGTCCGCCATACGCCGGTTGGTCGCAATGGGTGAAAGCTTGGTCAGGCAGGGACCGCTGCCGATCCTGACCTGGTGA
- a CDS encoding transcriptional regulator domain-containing protein, whose amino-acid sequence MSGTAHLPDWRDRAAYDAIPALGRDALAWEVLRRNSAYWRFAAASALTAEIPAGEPGSAGEWGLHFP is encoded by the coding sequence GTGAGCGGGACCGCGCATCTGCCGGACTGGCGCGACCGGGCGGCCTATGATGCCATCCCGGCGCTGGGCCGCGATGCACTTGCCTGGGAAGTACTGCGCCGGAATTCTGCTTATTGGCGATTTGCCGCGGCCAGCGCGTTGACCGCGGAGATACCCGCAGGCGAGCCCGGCTCCGCGGGCGAATGGGGGCTGCACTTTCCCTGA